One genomic segment of Helicobacter enhydrae includes these proteins:
- the fabD gene encoding ACP S-malonyltransferase: MKLAFIFPGQGSQSIGMGQDFFQNFSIAKELFECASDTLGLNMQNLLFEENPQINLTQYTQPAIFLVSAIAHHILQEESNLSPLIALGHSLGEVSAVALANAMSFEDAIALTHKRGLLMSEVCADKEAGMMVVMGLEDHQLEEFCLSQREEGKEIWCANYNGEGQVVIAGKKADLLSCESSFKALGAKRALLLPISIASHCPLLEGMCQDFQILLQETITNDFSHQILSNATLQPYTTKQEAIPLLTQQLTMPVLYKQSIQKVAQEVEMFIEFGNGNVLKGLNRRITDKPTLTISDTASLKECLQQLNTKESL, translated from the coding sequence ATGAAACTTGCTTTTATTTTCCCCGGTCAAGGAAGCCAAAGTATCGGAATGGGTCAAGATTTTTTCCAAAACTTTTCTATTGCCAAAGAATTATTTGAATGTGCCAGTGATACACTTGGGCTCAATATGCAAAACCTACTCTTTGAAGAAAATCCACAAATCAATCTCACACAATACACACAACCTGCGATTTTTTTGGTGAGTGCGATTGCTCATCATATTTTGCAAGAAGAGAGCAACCTATCCCCCCTCATCGCCCTTGGGCATTCTCTAGGTGAAGTGTCAGCAGTCGCCCTAGCCAATGCGATGAGTTTTGAAGATGCGATTGCACTCACACACAAACGCGGATTGTTGATGAGTGAAGTTTGTGCAGACAAAGAAGCAGGGATGATGGTGGTAATGGGGCTTGAAGATCACCAACTTGAAGAGTTTTGCCTCTCCCAAAGAGAAGAGGGCAAAGAAATATGGTGTGCCAACTACAATGGCGAGGGGCAAGTGGTGATAGCAGGGAAAAAAGCAGATCTCCTCTCTTGTGAATCCTCATTCAAAGCACTCGGAGCCAAAAGAGCCTTGCTCCTCCCCATCTCGATTGCAAGTCACTGCCCACTACTTGAGGGAATGTGTCAAGATTTCCAGATTTTGTTGCAAGAGACAATCACCAATGATTTTTCTCATCAGATTCTATCCAATGCGACTTTGCAACCCTATACGACCAAACAAGAGGCGATTCCTTTGCTCACACAGCAACTCACAATGCCCGTGCTTTATAAACAAAGTATCCAAAAAGTTGCACAAGAGGTGGAAATGTTTATCGAGTTTGGCAATGGCAATGTCCTCAAAGGACTAAACAGACGAATCACAGACAAACCCACACTCACTATCAGCGACACAGCCTCACTCAAAGAGTGCCTACAACAACTCAACACAAAGGAATCCCTATGA
- a CDS encoding 5'-methylthioadenosine/adenosylhomocysteine nucleosidase: MNIAILGAMQEEITPFLEKFPNHTSEEVGGNTFYKIPYGNHTLILAYSKIGKVHSALSASTMILHFKCQKLIFSGVAGSLNPSLKVGDLIIADKLCQYDVDITAFGHPLGFIPQSSVYIHADSHLNQIAREVAQQKGIKLQEGIIASGDSFIADTAKKQWIIQHFQADAVEMEGASVANVCHLLSVPFCILRSISDSADGEADMSFDEFLELSAKASADFVEAMLAKGL; the protein is encoded by the coding sequence ATGAACATCGCAATACTCGGAGCAATGCAAGAAGAAATCACCCCATTTCTAGAGAAATTCCCCAACCACACATCAGAGGAAGTTGGGGGCAATACATTTTACAAAATCCCTTATGGCAACCACACTTTGATTTTGGCTTATAGCAAAATTGGCAAGGTGCATTCCGCATTGAGTGCTAGCACGATGATTTTGCATTTCAAATGCCAGAAGCTTATATTCAGTGGGGTCGCAGGTAGTCTCAACCCCTCGCTCAAAGTGGGCGATCTCATCATCGCAGACAAACTTTGCCAATACGATGTGGATATTACTGCCTTTGGGCATCCGCTAGGTTTCATCCCCCAAAGCAGTGTTTATATCCACGCAGATTCTCATCTCAACCAAATCGCTAGAGAAGTCGCACAGCAAAAGGGGATCAAACTACAAGAGGGGATCATCGCAAGTGGAGATAGCTTCATCGCCGACACTGCCAAAAAGCAATGGATCATCCAACATTTCCAAGCCGATGCTGTAGAAATGGAGGGGGCAAGTGTCGCCAATGTTTGCCATTTGCTAAGTGTGCCATTTTGTATCTTGCGTTCTATTAGCGATAGTGCAGACGGAGAAGCTGATATGAGCTTTGATGAATTTCTAGAACTCAGTGCCAAAGCCTCTGCGGATTTTGTAGAAGCAATGCTAGCAAAAGGACTTTAA
- a CDS encoding type II secretion system protein has translation MRNAFSMLELVFVIVIIGILSAIAIPKFNVTRTDAQSVSIQSDITLAISAIQREIFANDVQPQAVNIQWLYKTAGFSPSRWIIDQQAITLARDGQVDTANSCIRLELDSQQTLLLHFTPKPNSPLCSKLASFYQNGTQRFPLFSH, from the coding sequence TTGAGAAATGCTTTTAGTATGCTTGAGCTTGTTTTTGTGATTGTCATCATCGGGATTTTGAGTGCAATCGCTATCCCAAAATTCAATGTCACACGCACCGACGCACAAAGTGTGAGTATCCAAAGCGACATCACTCTAGCTATCAGTGCCATTCAACGCGAGATTTTCGCCAATGATGTCCAGCCACAAGCAGTCAATATCCAATGGCTATACAAAACCGCAGGGTTTAGCCCATCGCGTTGGATCATCGATCAACAAGCGATCACCCTTGCTAGAGACGGGCAAGTGGATACGGCAAACTCTTGCATTCGGCTTGAGCTTGATTCACAGCAAACCCTCCTCCTGCATTTCACTCCCAAGCCCAACTCCCCACTTTGCTCCAAACTCGCCTCTTTCTACCAAAATGGAACCCAACGATTCCCACTTTTCAGCCACTAA
- a CDS encoding outer membrane beta-barrel protein, which translates to MRKFLLTFLTFFSFCFAELRVVEQTKEIFSGFFGGVSIGVGANALTFNNIYTPTTKKLLERNQSFASFVLSAKLGWYHYIIPTIGLRYYYNLDLNLTPFGEFNMPQKGTYDAYGFSTAHTLNVDTMIQVFQENRLSIDAIAGMGMGAIVGETYAKQGDLIYKSLLGDPSSYLNFDFRFNLGVRAMVDRRYGVEFMMRLPVVPTTIYKEGNSNAKQAPFYFTLDFIAERF; encoded by the coding sequence ATGCGAAAATTTTTATTGACCTTTTTGACATTTTTTTCTTTTTGTTTTGCGGAATTACGCGTCGTCGAACAAACAAAAGAAATCTTTAGTGGATTTTTTGGTGGAGTTAGTATCGGAGTGGGAGCAAACGCCCTCACATTCAACAACATTTACACCCCAACGACCAAAAAACTCTTAGAACGCAACCAAAGCTTCGCTTCTTTTGTCCTTAGTGCCAAATTGGGTTGGTATCATTACATTATCCCCACCATTGGATTGCGTTATTACTACAACCTAGACCTCAATCTCACACCCTTTGGAGAGTTCAATATGCCACAAAAAGGCACTTATGACGCCTATGGATTCTCCACAGCACACACTCTCAATGTGGATACGATGATTCAAGTCTTCCAAGAAAATCGCCTAAGCATTGATGCGATTGCAGGTATGGGGATGGGAGCGATCGTGGGAGAAACCTATGCCAAACAAGGCGATCTCATCTACAAATCACTTTTAGGCGACCCTAGCTCATATCTCAACTTTGATTTTCGATTCAATCTTGGTGTGCGTGCGATGGTGGATCGTCGCTATGGAGTAGAGTTTATGATGCGTTTGCCTGTAGTTCCCACCACGATCTACAAAGAAGGCAACAGCAATGCCAAACAAGCCCCATTTTATTTCACGCTTGATTTTATCGCGGAGCGATTTTGA
- a CDS encoding N-6 DNA methylase: protein MKKLLDCFDYIKRYEVHITHSLFILIECFLLKKHNQIKPLLELARKRKKIHAPFSQALAEIFPDFIPPNLNLNLPKILKVVDETPISLLSDFLDHITQKQTNHQLYFHSTPLELSTLLIALLEIQEGESIYNPCFGIGSLFLKLPQTSPIYGEELDEQSSKIAKILCQLSGHSEVHLHCNDILQDSSFRTQEGFEQFDKIICNPPLNTHIGTQYIRDDARFGGIFSKLYPELIFLSHSLVHLKRKGVFLLRTSIFKNQSLEQKLKTALQNKIECIIELPKNLFPFQTHDFCILILTHNAQEIFHIDASSFYLKSGRYNKLTHLDTILSLYQSKSTSPHSKKLKDLDSLFATTPTHSPSLQLHQIASISRGQRVYGGKKDSKIEFFEIGVNDFAPLGFTEHSSHRRQQGDVQKIQQYALKPYDILITLRSNTPKLTILPPTLPHTYIANVGIIVLSATDSLHAQALFMYLLSHQAQNTLQEITDLPSIANLPIPQDFLRYASKFGEFLTLAQEQKDFEQKLQEFKTSLQ, encoded by the coding sequence GTGAAAAAACTACTAGATTGCTTTGACTACATCAAACGCTATGAGGTGCATATCACCCACTCCCTATTCATCCTCATAGAGTGTTTTTTGCTCAAAAAACACAACCAAATCAAACCACTTCTAGAGCTTGCACGCAAACGCAAAAAAATCCACGCCCCATTTTCTCAAGCCCTCGCAGAGATTTTCCCTGATTTCATTCCCCCCAATCTCAATCTCAACCTCCCCAAAATCCTCAAAGTCGTCGATGAGACCCCTATCTCTCTTTTGAGCGATTTTTTGGACCACATCACCCAGAAGCAGACAAACCACCAGCTCTATTTCCATTCCACCCCTTTGGAGCTTAGCACGCTACTCATCGCACTGCTTGAGATTCAAGAGGGTGAGAGTATCTACAATCCGTGCTTTGGGATTGGTAGCTTGTTTCTCAAACTCCCTCAAACAAGCCCTATCTATGGAGAGGAGCTTGATGAGCAATCAAGCAAGATCGCCAAAATACTCTGCCAACTCAGTGGGCATTCAGAGGTGCATTTGCATTGCAATGACATTTTGCAGGATTCGAGTTTTCGCACACAAGAGGGGTTTGAGCAATTCGACAAAATCATCTGCAACCCCCCGCTCAACACACACATCGGCACCCAATACATTCGCGATGACGCACGATTTGGTGGGATCTTTTCCAAACTCTATCCTGAGCTGATTTTCCTCTCCCACTCTCTAGTGCATCTCAAACGCAAGGGCGTTTTCCTCCTACGCACCTCAATTTTCAAAAACCAATCCCTAGAGCAAAAGCTCAAAACCGCCCTCCAAAACAAAATAGAATGTATCATCGAGCTACCCAAAAACCTCTTCCCATTCCAAACCCACGATTTTTGCATTCTCATTCTCACCCACAATGCCCAAGAGATTTTCCACATCGACGCTTCAAGCTTTTATCTCAAAAGTGGGCGTTACAACAAGCTCACCCACCTTGACACTATCCTCTCACTCTACCAAAGCAAAAGCACCTCCCCACACTCCAAAAAACTCAAAGACCTTGATTCGCTTTTTGCCACCACCCCGACCCATTCCCCCTCCCTCCAACTCCACCAAATCGCCTCTATCTCAAGGGGGCAACGCGTCTATGGGGGCAAAAAAGATAGCAAAATAGAGTTTTTTGAAATCGGAGTGAATGACTTCGCCCCTTTGGGCTTCACAGAGCACTCTAGTCATCGACGCCAACAAGGCGATGTCCAAAAAATCCAACAATACGCCCTCAAACCCTACGACATCCTCATCACTCTACGCTCCAACACTCCCAAACTCACCATCCTCCCCCCCACGCTCCCCCACACCTACATCGCAAATGTCGGGATCATCGTCCTTTCAGCCACTGATTCTTTGCACGCTCAAGCCCTGTTTATGTATCTGCTCAGCCACCAAGCCCAAAACACTCTCCAAGAAATCACAGATTTGCCCAGTATCGCCAACCTCCCAATCCCCCAAGATTTTTTGCGTTATGCCTCAAAGTTTGGGGAGTTTCTCACCCTAGCTCAAGAGCAAAAAGACTTCGAGCAAAAACTCCAAGAGTTCAAAACCTCACTACAATAA
- a CDS encoding acyltransferase, translating into MHTIASSIRDVKHGKNTRVITPCNLYECTLGDDVFVGPFVEIQSNAHIGARTRIQSHSFICSLVHIGEDCFIGHGVMFINDLFSEGFPAPTPQDWRPTHIGNRVSIGSNATILPISICDDVVIGAGSVVTRDITTSGIYAGNPARQIAPLPRKNHAKI; encoded by the coding sequence ATGCACACGATTGCCTCCTCCATACGCGATGTCAAACACGGCAAAAACACCCGAGTCATCACCCCTTGCAATCTCTATGAATGCACACTAGGCGATGATGTGTTTGTCGGACCTTTCGTAGAAATCCAGTCCAACGCCCACATCGGTGCAAGGACTAGAATCCAAAGCCATAGCTTCATCTGCTCCCTTGTGCATATTGGAGAGGATTGCTTCATCGGACATGGCGTGATGTTTATCAATGATTTGTTTTCAGAGGGCTTCCCTGCCCCAACGCCCCAAGATTGGCGACCCACCCACATCGGCAATCGCGTATCCATAGGCTCCAATGCCACGATTTTGCCCATATCCATCTGTGATGATGTTGTGATCGGAGCAGGAAGCGTCGTAACCCGCGACATCACCACAAGTGGGATCTATGCAGGCAACCCCGCCCGTCAAATAGCCCCACTCCCAAGGAAAAACCATGCAAAAATTTAA
- a CDS encoding Gfo/Idh/MocA family protein, whose protein sequence is MQKFKSAIIGYGYWGINIAKTLTKYDDFELITIYDADPTRVQEAQKLYTFTPYPSYEAILKDESIEVLFIITPPQTHFTLARLALQHHKHIFVEKPLTTSEKEAQILYDLASQNRCIIHCDHIFLHSPAVAYLKEQIHTFGDIVYINSRRINLGLFQSSVDVIWDLAIHDLSIIDYLVGLDIKNISTFSRKYQNYPNDALANINIELKSGIILTISVSWLSPVKVREMMIGGTLKSAIYDDTQKDKIKIFESGVIIQDELDKNSLYTKMVQYRLGEEVTPTLPSYMSLDASIAYFYSNLTTHTQADVEHTLRVIRTLEAISTP, encoded by the coding sequence ATGCAAAAATTTAAATCTGCCATTATCGGCTATGGATATTGGGGGATCAACATCGCCAAAACCCTCACCAAATACGATGATTTCGAACTCATCACCATTTATGACGCAGATCCCACACGCGTCCAAGAAGCCCAGAAACTCTACACATTCACCCCCTACCCCTCCTATGAGGCAATCCTCAAAGATGAAAGCATAGAAGTGCTTTTCATCATCACCCCCCCACAGACACATTTCACTCTAGCACGACTTGCCCTGCAACACCACAAACACATCTTCGTGGAGAAACCCCTCACCACAAGCGAAAAAGAAGCGCAAATCCTCTATGATCTTGCAAGTCAAAACCGATGTATCATCCATTGCGATCATATCTTTTTGCACTCTCCTGCAGTGGCTTATCTCAAAGAGCAGATTCACACCTTTGGCGACATCGTCTATATCAACTCAAGGAGAATCAATCTCGGACTTTTCCAAAGCAGTGTAGATGTGATTTGGGATCTAGCAATCCACGATCTCTCGATCATCGACTATCTTGTGGGGCTTGACATCAAAAACATCAGCACCTTTTCACGCAAATACCAAAACTACCCCAACGACGCCCTAGCCAACATCAACATAGAGCTCAAAAGTGGCATTATCCTCACTATCAGCGTCTCTTGGCTTAGCCCAGTCAAAGTGCGTGAAATGATGATTGGTGGCACACTCAAAAGTGCGATCTATGATGACACCCAAAAAGACAAAATCAAAATCTTTGAGAGCGGTGTCATCATCCAAGACGAGCTAGACAAAAACAGCCTATACACCAAAATGGTGCAATACCGACTAGGCGAAGAGGTCACCCCGACATTGCCCTCCTATATGTCGCTAGATGCCTCTATAGCATACTTCTACAGCAACCTCACCACGCACACCCAAGCGGATGTGGAGCACACCTTGCGTGTGATTAGGACTTTGGAGGCGATCTCAACTCCATAG
- a CDS encoding autotransporter outer membrane beta-barrel domain-containing protein, translating into MMKSYKPLIATSLALALSVSVASGATGPCPSGSAICYSTDGTGFQQTDVVEIKAGTTPPAFNQLFKNGSTTLDSLTLQFQKDPLATPTLTGSTLKLGGANAQFKLTNVGKGLLLKNDGTGTLTIDFGQFYGGDFSRKTTLNFEGVTGSSRSTLGTALKGNIEIKAGEFTNDKVEATFKGDMEGNINITAQRQPGVNIYTKIKSNFTFDNGASLKGDLTAQIVDGGQHFIFKGGNGNIEGEIKNYGFYRASNGTSGEGSSGDVNITFKEQVSDPNAINSIKKPNGQILAEAGYNWGDFGEKKHNAVNRILFENKGQIGENNNRMSIIAHAVAWKPGASEAHNLIQFKKQATLYLDNLKVSEYTFSNRSNIISLEATETNTLNINTIEARSSNGRNFIGKGFLTLINGDTAKDLTISIDESKFADSEYAKAHIAKGTLTAGTIKTATDVGGTNGIFIENLEVTNGIYASAGGSNHIFISGASTIGASGIQGDGTASGGYSIVTTSHITNGSGSNTFSLEGSDTKLTLLKGVMHAWNATETTFSLNGDNNKIEIKGNGTNGANGSVISNVGIEVGGGGSSKNGMTFNFNGNNGELDVKSGGDVSGMGNIIVGCNNGDQYAKLTFNVNGDNTTIKGNIFTQGGANIDNKNTTEFNIANGKSVEVQGSITNQKATAQGGNNSITQASDSAQTIFNFQSPTSGNGAITTLKLKNNIENTSGNIEFNFNAGDSRVSKAVGGDTSTITTNGANATTTFNLKNGANATIEQAIETSNSGVTNIAFNGNSTLTLQGKKNQITTISATGANSTLNLSSNAQATLGTPHNFNLLEIGKTNQADSQSVGLSSSNLTFVVSVDTEATQTGSKIGGVDVGASGGTYGHAYSDRVVILSVGNNNQGNTALKEQIAVAIDPSQTSSIKYSSGGTETEHNIAVATIKNRDDSNNVNDALATFTSIETINGGEKIQVEFVKVATDANGKVNGANGKVDSTASNNTYTTYFLGKAISLGVDNTTQQALTSALSINYDLYIANLNSLNKRMGELRDNPYTQGVWARVFGGLQESNFGLGARTSYVTAQGGYDYALETEGAKNYIGLAFSYMHSKGESNKATQASNAINVSGINTIYLSNIQSSGYEIALYNSYVSNVGLYNDTIAKLSYITSDFSLSNSSDHNNTANNLGFTLSNEVGYRFILGEQQDYFIDPQLELSLGYLNQSDFTTKMKTRSGKGNQLKALQESVFLARTRLGASFGKKIVEQDKNISLYVGTFYEYDLVTGGSNKLTTSTTKAYNPEFASNGRVVLNVGSNLELNQSTRVYVDVEKSFGDKLRTQLQFNLGARYSFGEKTSIENAKAQTTAPLRVGNTEAPKGVEKK; encoded by the coding sequence ATGATGAAATCTTACAAACCCCTCATCGCCACTTCGTTGGCATTGGCTCTCAGTGTGAGCGTGGCAAGTGGAGCAACTGGACCTTGTCCTAGTGGCAGTGCGATTTGCTATAGCACAGATGGCACAGGTTTCCAACAAACCGATGTGGTGGAAATCAAGGCAGGAACCACGCCTCCAGCTTTCAATCAGCTTTTTAAAAATGGAAGCACAACTCTTGATAGCCTAACTCTCCAATTTCAAAAAGACCCTCTTGCAACGCCCACTTTGACGGGATCCACCCTCAAGCTAGGTGGAGCAAATGCACAATTCAAGCTTACCAATGTGGGCAAGGGACTTCTATTGAAAAATGACGGCACCGGCACTCTCACGATTGATTTTGGGCAATTTTATGGTGGAGATTTTTCTCGCAAAACTACTCTAAATTTTGAAGGCGTAACAGGAAGCAGTAGAAGCACACTAGGAACAGCCCTCAAAGGAAATATTGAAATCAAGGCTGGAGAATTTACTAATGATAAAGTAGAAGCCACTTTCAAAGGTGATATGGAGGGAAATATCAATATCACTGCCCAACGACAGCCTGGTGTCAATATCTACACAAAAATTAAATCAAATTTTACCTTTGACAATGGAGCAAGTTTAAAAGGGGATTTAACAGCACAAATAGTAGATGGAGGACAACATTTTATTTTCAAAGGGGGAAATGGAAACATTGAGGGAGAGATTAAGAATTATGGATTTTATAGAGCATCAAATGGAACATCAGGAGAAGGTTCTAGTGGTGATGTTAATATCACTTTCAAAGAACAAGTAAGCGATCCTAATGCTATCAACTCCATCAAAAAACCAAATGGACAAATTTTAGCCGAAGCGGGATATAACTGGGGGGATTTTGGAGAAAAAAAACACAATGCTGTTAATAGAATCCTTTTTGAGAACAAGGGACAAATCGGAGAAAATAATAATCGTATGAGTATTATCGCACACGCTGTTGCTTGGAAACCTGGTGCCTCTGAAGCACATAATCTCATTCAATTCAAAAAACAAGCCACTCTCTATCTTGATAATTTAAAAGTATCAGAGTATACATTTAGCAATCGTAGCAATATCATCAGCCTTGAAGCAACCGAAACAAATACTCTTAACATCAATACAATCGAAGCAAGAAGTTCTAATGGACGCAATTTCATCGGCAAGGGCTTTTTGACACTTATAAATGGTGACACTGCCAAAGATTTGACAATAAGCATTGACGAAAGCAAATTTGCTGATTCTGAGTATGCAAAAGCACACATTGCCAAAGGCACACTCACTGCTGGAACTATCAAAACCGCTACTGATGTAGGGGGAACAAATGGAATCTTTATAGAGAATCTAGAGGTTACAAATGGAATCTACGCAAGTGCTGGCGGAAGCAATCACATTTTTATCAGTGGGGCTAGCACAATCGGTGCAAGTGGGATCCAAGGCGACGGCACAGCAAGTGGAGGATATTCTATCGTTACCACCTCACATATTACTAATGGAAGTGGTAGCAATACATTCAGTCTTGAAGGATCAGACACTAAGCTTACTTTATTAAAGGGAGTAATGCACGCTTGGAATGCCACAGAAACAACATTCAGCCTCAATGGAGATAACAACAAGATCGAGATCAAAGGCAACGGCACCAATGGAGCTAATGGTAGTGTGATTAGCAATGTTGGAATAGAAGTTGGAGGAGGGGGAAGTAGCAAAAATGGAATGACTTTCAACTTCAATGGTAATAATGGAGAGCTTGATGTCAAAAGTGGTGGTGATGTAAGTGGGATGGGAAATATCATCGTAGGGTGTAATAATGGTGATCAGTATGCCAAACTTACCTTTAATGTGAATGGTGATAACACAACGATTAAAGGCAATATCTTTACTCAAGGTGGAGCAAATATAGACAATAAAAACACCACAGAATTCAACATTGCCAATGGCAAAAGTGTAGAAGTGCAAGGAAGCATTACAAATCAAAAAGCAACTGCTCAGGGTGGAAACAATAGTATCACACAAGCTAGTGATTCTGCCCAAACCATTTTTAACTTCCAATCTCCAACATCAGGCAATGGAGCGATAACCACCCTCAAGCTCAAAAACAACATTGAAAACACTTCAGGAAATATAGAGTTCAATTTCAATGCAGGGGATTCAAGAGTGAGTAAGGCGGTTGGGGGTGATACTAGCACTATCACAACAAATGGTGCAAACGCCACCACAACTTTCAATCTTAAAAATGGTGCCAATGCAACCATAGAACAAGCGATTGAAACAAGTAATTCAGGTGTGACAAACATTGCTTTTAACGGCAACTCCACCCTCACATTGCAAGGAAAAAAGAATCAAATCACCACCATTTCTGCCACTGGTGCCAACTCCACCCTCAATCTCTCAAGCAATGCCCAAGCCACACTAGGAACACCCCACAACTTCAACCTCCTAGAGATTGGAAAAACAAACCAAGCAGATTCACAAAGTGTAGGACTCTCTTCAAGCAACCTCACCTTTGTTGTCTCTGTGGATACTGAAGCAACACAAACAGGTAGCAAAATCGGAGGAGTGGATGTAGGAGCAAGTGGTGGCACTTACGGACACGCCTATTCTGATCGTGTTGTCATCTTGAGTGTAGGAAACAACAATCAAGGCAACACTGCTCTCAAAGAACAGATTGCCGTTGCTATCGATCCTAGCCAAACTTCAAGTATCAAATATTCAAGTGGTGGCACAGAGACAGAACACAACATTGCCGTCGCTACCATAAAAAATAGAGATGATAGCAATAATGTCAATGACGCCCTAGCCACATTCACCTCCATTGAAACAATCAATGGTGGAGAAAAGATTCAAGTCGAATTCGTCAAAGTAGCCACAGATGCAAATGGCAAAGTCAATGGAGCAAATGGCAAAGTTGATAGCACTGCTAGCAACAATACCTACACCACCTACTTCCTAGGCAAAGCAATCAGTCTAGGAGTGGATAATACCACCCAACAAGCTCTCACTTCTGCTCTCTCTATCAATTATGATTTATACATTGCAAACCTCAATTCTCTTAACAAACGAATGGGAGAACTTAGAGATAATCCTTACACTCAAGGAGTATGGGCTAGAGTGTTTGGAGGACTCCAAGAATCTAACTTTGGATTAGGAGCACGCACAAGCTATGTGACTGCTCAAGGAGGATATGATTATGCACTAGAAACAGAGGGTGCCAAAAACTACATAGGACTTGCATTCTCTTATATGCACTCTAAGGGTGAGAGCAACAAAGCCACTCAAGCTAGCAATGCAATCAATGTGAGTGGTATCAATACTATCTATCTCTCCAATATCCAATCAAGTGGATATGAAATTGCTCTTTATAATTCTTATGTGAGCAATGTAGGTCTTTATAATGACACAATTGCTAAACTCAGCTATATCACTTCTGATTTTTCTTTGAGCAATAGTAGTGATCACAACAACACTGCAAACAATCTAGGATTCACTCTCTCCAATGAAGTGGGTTATCGTTTCATTCTAGGAGAACAACAAGATTATTTCATTGATCCACAATTAGAGTTAAGCTTAGGTTATCTCAATCAATCTGACTTCACCACCAAGATGAAAACTAGAAGTGGTAAAGGCAATCAACTCAAAGCACTCCAAGAGAGTGTGTTTTTGGCTAGAACTAGACTAGGAGCTAGTTTTGGTAAAAAGATTGTAGAACAAGACAAAAACATCTCTCTTTATGTTGGAACATTCTATGAATATGATCTTGTCACAGGAGGATCTAATAAACTCACGACAAGCACAACAAAAGCTTACAATCCTGAGTTTGCTTCCAATGGTAGAGTGGTCTTAAATGTAGGAAGCAATCTAGAGCTTAATCAATCCACTAGAGTCTATGTGGATGTAGAGAAAAGCTTTGGAGACAAACTAAGGACACAACTCCAATTCAATCTAGGAGCTAGATATAGCTTTGGAGAGAAAACAAGCATTGAGAATGCAAAAGCACAAACCACTGCTCCTTTGAGAGTAGGAAATACTGAAGCTCCAAAAGGAGTAGAGAAGAAATAA